One window of Botrimarina mediterranea genomic DNA carries:
- a CDS encoding sigma-70 family RNA polymerase sigma factor: protein MSKLLPMTLDPNESAESEADRQDRFVRLLSKHSSALYGYVLALTANRHDADDVFQETNVVLLRKWEQFEFGTDFLAWSCAIARYKTLSHLSRSRRQHALDPQLIEALSEKALDAARSADQRRDALLECIGKLGASQSRIVQSRYYHQYSVKEIAENLGMSSARVYRSLASIHRSLHECVQRNLGGVGG, encoded by the coding sequence TTGTCGAAACTGCTCCCAATGACGCTCGACCCGAACGAATCCGCTGAGTCGGAGGCGGACCGCCAGGACCGCTTTGTGCGTCTGCTCTCGAAACATTCGAGCGCACTGTACGGGTACGTCCTCGCCCTGACGGCCAACCGTCACGACGCGGACGATGTTTTCCAAGAGACCAACGTCGTCTTGCTGCGGAAATGGGAGCAGTTCGAGTTCGGCACCGACTTCCTGGCCTGGAGCTGCGCTATCGCCCGCTACAAGACGCTGTCGCACCTTTCGCGTAGCCGTCGCCAGCACGCGCTGGACCCGCAGTTGATCGAGGCGCTATCGGAAAAGGCCCTCGACGCGGCTCGTTCCGCGGACCAGCGGCGTGACGCTCTGCTGGAGTGCATCGGCAAGCTCGGGGCTTCGCAGTCGCGCATCGTGCAGTCGCGTTACTACCACCAATACAGCGTGAAAGAGATCGCCGAGAACCTGGGGATGTCGTCCGCCCGGGTTTACCGCTCGTTGGCGTCGATTCACCGCAGCCTGCACGAGTGCGTGCAGCGCAACCTAGGAGGGGTCGGTGGATAA
- a CDS encoding glycosyltransferase family 8 protein, with product MPTKVVVATAADENYAIPLAVTVRSLIDSLAPSTQLRLVILDGGISTTSRERLKASWDDPRLEIEWQRPDTRTIAGAPVSGHVSAAAYLRLLLPTILDSDRVIYLDSDMLVRRDVTALWDEPPGDSLIQAVQDLAAPWIDAEVAADRYAERLPLLAAARPVANYRELGLRPEAPYFNSGLMVANLALWREERIAQRVLECLQENSEQVLWWDQYALNVVLADRWRQLDHRWNQGAHIYNYPSWRLSPVGKDAIGPLRREPWIVHFCSPIKPWQDGCRHPFTSAFFETLERTEWRGWRPAPAPELRLQIVKEQRRLLKQKLRWSLRNAVQGLWRKAG from the coding sequence ATGCCTACAAAAGTCGTCGTCGCTACGGCCGCGGATGAGAACTACGCGATCCCGCTGGCGGTGACGGTCCGCTCGCTCATTGATAGCCTGGCGCCATCGACACAGTTGCGTCTGGTGATTCTCGATGGCGGCATCTCCACAACAAGCCGTGAGCGACTTAAAGCTTCGTGGGACGACCCACGGCTGGAGATCGAATGGCAACGCCCCGACACCCGCACAATTGCCGGCGCGCCCGTCAGTGGCCACGTCTCGGCGGCGGCTTACTTACGGCTGTTGTTGCCGACGATCCTCGACAGTGACCGCGTCATCTATCTCGACTCGGATATGCTCGTACGGCGCGACGTGACGGCGCTGTGGGACGAGCCGCCGGGCGACTCGCTGATCCAGGCCGTGCAGGACCTCGCGGCGCCGTGGATCGACGCGGAGGTGGCAGCGGACCGTTACGCCGAAAGGCTGCCGCTGCTGGCGGCGGCGCGGCCGGTCGCGAACTATCGCGAGCTAGGACTCCGTCCCGAAGCGCCGTACTTCAATTCGGGGCTGATGGTGGCGAATCTCGCGCTGTGGCGTGAAGAACGCATCGCCCAGCGCGTGCTCGAATGCCTCCAAGAGAATTCCGAACAGGTTCTGTGGTGGGACCAGTACGCCTTGAACGTCGTTCTTGCGGATCGTTGGCGGCAGCTCGACCATCGTTGGAATCAAGGCGCGCACATCTACAACTACCCATCGTGGCGGCTGAGCCCGGTCGGCAAGGACGCCATCGGGCCGTTGCGGCGTGAGCCGTGGATCGTCCACTTCTGTTCACCAATCAAACCGTGGCAAGACGGCTGCCGACACCCCTTCACCAGCGCCTTCTTCGAAACGCTCGAGCGCACCGAGTGGCGGGGCTGGCGCCCCGCGCCCGCTCCGGAATTGCGGCTACAAATCGTCAAGGAGCAACGCCGGCTGCTCAAGCAGAAGCTGCGCTGGTCGCTACGCAACGCTGTGCAGGGTTTGTGGCGCAAGGCGGGTTGA
- a CDS encoding glycosyltransferase family 2 protein, whose product MQPLTFQHPETPGLVSIITPMRNGRAYLQEALDGIAAQTYDAWELVIVEDGSPEPAEDVVRAFASAHPNHRVTYLRNDPSCGAAYSRNRAFLESRGEYIAFLDCDDRWLPTHLDACVSSLVESGDDLAYSTVVMFSSSDHALLGLWGPTPEEVQSFPTSLFGRSFVTPSATVVRRYVVGEVGPWDAGYRCCEDADFMMRAASAGKRFRYVGGAHCLYRKEHAGATTQRLAETIEEFAAISTKHLGMPGARRGRCSRAIASSLELAAKLHTSQRQASDPSVQPARAALLYYTAWRMRPKRWKNLVRAGYCRLRHGFDAGVQRVDRPSLPGSVTATPQRHAA is encoded by the coding sequence ATGCAGCCGCTGACCTTCCAACACCCCGAGACGCCCGGCCTGGTTTCGATCATCACGCCGATGCGCAACGGCAGGGCCTACCTACAAGAGGCGCTCGACGGGATCGCGGCGCAGACCTACGACGCCTGGGAGTTGGTGATTGTCGAGGACGGTTCGCCCGAGCCGGCGGAAGACGTGGTGCGTGCGTTCGCCAGCGCTCACCCAAACCACCGGGTGACCTACCTGAGGAACGATCCGTCGTGCGGGGCCGCGTACTCTCGCAATCGCGCCTTCCTGGAGTCGCGGGGCGAGTACATCGCGTTCCTCGACTGTGACGACCGCTGGCTCCCAACGCATCTCGACGCCTGTGTCAGCTCGCTGGTTGAGTCGGGAGACGACTTGGCCTATTCAACGGTAGTCATGTTCTCCAGCTCTGATCACGCCTTGCTTGGGCTCTGGGGCCCGACGCCGGAAGAGGTGCAGAGTTTTCCAACCTCACTCTTCGGACGCAGTTTCGTTACACCGTCGGCGACCGTCGTGCGGCGCTACGTGGTTGGCGAAGTCGGCCCTTGGGACGCGGGGTACCGATGCTGCGAAGACGCCGACTTTATGATGCGGGCCGCTTCCGCCGGCAAACGATTCCGATACGTCGGCGGCGCCCACTGCCTCTACCGCAAAGAGCACGCCGGCGCGACGACCCAGCGGCTCGCCGAGACCATCGAGGAGTTCGCGGCGATCTCGACGAAGCACCTCGGCATGCCGGGCGCGCGACGTGGGCGCTGCTCCCGCGCCATCGCCTCATCGCTCGAGTTGGCGGCGAAGCTTCACACCAGTCAGCGTCAAGCGTCGGACCCATCGGTGCAACCCGCACGGGCTGCGCTACTGTATTACACAGCTTGGCGGATGCGGCCGAAGCGTTGGAAGAACCTTGTCAGAGCGGGCTACTGCCGGCTGCGGCACGGATTCGACGCAGGTGTGCAGCGAGTGGACCGGCCAAGCCTCCCGGGCTCCGTTACGGCGACGCCGCAACGCCACGCCGCTTAA
- a CDS encoding class I SAM-dependent methyltransferase, producing the protein MSTTANVPRPIANKLWREVTRPVRRLTGRPSEPAPIALPGLHSFDPADCTVEPEGVELLRELVRESSRYEGPIIEVGTLLGITATEMALVKAPHQQIKTVDLYCWNPWGLAPDVHAALAGQVLYYLIEKGDVEMIRADKNEYYRSYNGPAPAMVFLDAMHDYEETKKDIEWAKEAGAKIISGHDYCDKFPGVIQVVDEFGGPRRLGGSVWVL; encoded by the coding sequence ATGAGCACAACCGCAAACGTCCCCCGCCCGATCGCCAACAAGCTGTGGCGCGAAGTCACTAGGCCCGTGCGCCGCCTGACGGGCCGCCCTAGTGAGCCTGCCCCCATCGCCCTACCAGGCCTGCATTCCTTCGACCCCGCCGACTGCACGGTCGAGCCCGAAGGGGTGGAGCTCCTCCGCGAACTGGTCCGTGAGTCGAGCCGCTACGAGGGCCCGATCATCGAGGTCGGTACGCTGCTAGGCATCACCGCCACCGAGATGGCCCTGGTCAAGGCGCCACACCAGCAGATCAAGACGGTCGATCTCTACTGCTGGAACCCGTGGGGACTGGCGCCCGACGTTCACGCCGCCCTCGCCGGACAGGTGTTGTACTACCTGATCGAAAAGGGCGACGTTGAGATGATCCGCGCCGACAAGAACGAGTACTACCGCTCTTACAACGGCCCGGCGCCGGCGATGGTCTTCCTCGACGCGATGCACGACTACGAGGAAACCAAGAAAGATATCGAGTGGGCCAAAGAGGCGGGCGCAAAGATCATCTCCGGCCACGACTACTGCGACAAGTTTCCCGGCGTCATTCAAGTCGTCGATGAGTTCGGTGGACCGCGTCGCTTAGGCGGTTCGGTCTGGGTCCTTTAA
- a CDS encoding ABC transporter ATP-binding protein yields MKYFLRALGEGTRHWPALVAAIACSLGVAVLWGANIAAMFPLIQTTLSGHSLQETHAMRVEELREKVAAGETKLAALQAADGAADNAMEPASIEAIEARLQLDRAALTSGEWMQARLDAWLPAGPFSTVVLVVSIVFLGTVVRVLLMMANAMLVAHVTQSTIRDLRNRVFNKSLELDRHGFQVMGISGFQAQITHISDMLSMGITSFYGGAITEPLRILSCLIGAFCVSWRLTLVSLIFAPVAAYLVLTLNRRVRSLSSRVLGRSLGFHHVLLEVLGGHHTVQANTMENFERERFDEATGQMKSTAMLANFYNALSGPITEFFGMGMLCVGLLASSYLVLNKQTTLFGIPMTDEPLSIPAVTVFFGLLIGAADPLRKLSGVVTGLNNGMAAATMLYPVLDWESALYEPKEPQPMPDEIQRIELKGVTFSYDRKHDVLRGADVVINRLDRLAVVGPNGAGKSTMVNLICRYYDPQAGEVLIDGKPVKSYRLHDLRSRFAVVSQQTELFNESILHNIRYGRWEATEEEVYEAARLARAHDFINALPDGYNTVIGSNGHRLSGGQRQRVALARAFLRNAEVLILDEATSQIDAQSERLIHDALNDYGADRTILFITHRESTLSLATRVVRVEDGKLVEVNAKAAIAA; encoded by the coding sequence ATGAAGTACTTCTTACGAGCGCTGGGCGAAGGGACTCGCCACTGGCCGGCGTTGGTGGCGGCGATCGCCTGCTCGCTGGGCGTCGCGGTGCTCTGGGGCGCCAACATCGCCGCGATGTTCCCGCTCATCCAAACCACGCTCAGCGGTCACTCGCTGCAAGAGACCCACGCCATGCGGGTCGAAGAGCTCCGCGAAAAGGTCGCGGCGGGTGAGACGAAACTGGCGGCCCTGCAAGCGGCCGACGGGGCCGCCGACAACGCGATGGAGCCGGCGTCAATCGAAGCGATCGAAGCCCGTCTCCAGCTGGACCGCGCCGCACTCACCTCGGGCGAATGGATGCAAGCGAGGCTCGACGCTTGGCTCCCGGCGGGCCCGTTCTCGACGGTCGTCTTGGTGGTGAGCATTGTCTTTCTGGGGACCGTGGTGCGTGTTTTGCTGATGATGGCGAACGCGATGCTCGTTGCGCACGTGACACAGAGCACGATTCGCGACCTTAGAAACAGGGTCTTCAACAAGTCGCTCGAACTCGACCGCCACGGCTTTCAGGTCATGGGTATCAGCGGCTTCCAAGCGCAGATCACCCACATCTCCGACATGCTGTCGATGGGCATCACCAGCTTCTACGGCGGCGCCATCACCGAACCGCTGCGGATCCTCTCGTGCCTCATCGGCGCGTTCTGCGTTTCTTGGCGGCTGACGCTGGTGTCGCTGATCTTCGCACCGGTTGCGGCCTACCTCGTGCTGACGCTCAACCGCCGCGTCCGTTCGCTCTCGTCCCGCGTGCTCGGTCGCTCCCTCGGTTTCCACCACGTGCTGCTCGAAGTGCTTGGCGGCCACCACACGGTGCAAGCCAACACGATGGAGAACTTCGAGCGGGAACGCTTCGACGAAGCGACCGGCCAGATGAAGAGCACGGCGATGCTGGCGAACTTCTACAATGCGCTCTCCGGCCCGATTACCGAGTTCTTCGGCATGGGCATGCTGTGCGTGGGGCTCTTGGCATCGTCTTACTTGGTGCTCAACAAGCAAACGACGCTCTTCGGCATCCCGATGACGGACGAGCCGCTCAGTATCCCCGCGGTGACGGTGTTCTTCGGCCTGCTGATCGGCGCCGCCGACCCATTGCGGAAGCTGTCCGGCGTCGTCACTGGTCTCAACAACGGCATGGCGGCGGCGACCATGCTTTACCCGGTGCTCGACTGGGAGTCGGCCCTCTACGAGCCCAAAGAGCCGCAGCCGATGCCCGACGAGATCCAGCGGATCGAACTCAAGGGCGTCACGTTCAGCTACGACCGCAAGCACGACGTGCTACGCGGCGCCGATGTGGTGATTAACCGACTCGACCGCTTGGCGGTTGTCGGCCCCAACGGCGCCGGCAAGAGCACGATGGTCAACCTCATTTGCCGGTACTATGACCCGCAAGCGGGAGAGGTGCTCATCGATGGCAAACCGGTGAAATCGTACCGCCTCCACGACCTGCGCTCGCGGTTCGCCGTGGTGTCGCAGCAAACCGAGCTGTTCAACGAATCGATCCTGCACAACATCCGCTACGGGCGTTGGGAGGCAACGGAAGAGGAAGTCTACGAGGCGGCACGGCTTGCCCGGGCGCACGACTTCATCAATGCGCTCCCCGACGGCTACAACACGGTGATCGGCTCCAACGGCCACCGGCTCAGCGGCGGGCAGCGGCAACGCGTCGCCCTGGCGCGGGCGTTCCTAAGGAATGCCGAGGTGCTGATCCTCGACGAGGCCACTAGCCAGATCGACGCCCAGAGCGAACGCCTGATCCACGACGCCCTCAACGACTACGGCGCCGACCGCACGATCCTGTTCATCACTCACCGTGAGAGCACGCTGTCGCTCGCGACCCGCGTGGTCCGAGTCGAGGACGGCAAGCTCGTCGAGGTCAACGCAAAGGCCGCCATCGCGGCATAA
- a CDS encoding glycosyltransferase family 2 protein gives MRLSCLINNYNYGRFVAEAVDSALSQSAPFDEIIVVDDGSNDQSLAVLSALEQRCPRLKVVRKPNGGQLSAFSAGLAASTGDVLYFLDADDLFEPNYVERTAGVFQTRPDVGYVFSGRRLFGRIERVERPFSDEIDLGYSVAVLATGGVWCGASTSCVSMRRSTLERLLPAPDMDPLWRINADLCLAYGASLAGVRKYCVPEPLVAYRVHDHNAHYGKPEDAAGKYQRRLQAQTLIEHYSRRLGLDRAQLAELLHLEFMTVPKPTHAMLKRYLRTTLASRSRLTRRIGLAWTIWRHYYRSRHAPAPIAARYEQRRDLNLYTPAKAS, from the coding sequence ATGCGACTAAGTTGTCTCATCAACAACTACAACTACGGCCGCTTCGTCGCCGAAGCGGTTGATAGTGCGTTGTCGCAATCGGCGCCGTTCGACGAGATCATCGTCGTCGATGACGGCTCGAACGACCAATCGCTAGCGGTGCTGTCGGCGCTCGAGCAGCGCTGCCCGCGACTGAAGGTCGTGCGGAAACCCAACGGGGGCCAACTCTCGGCGTTCAGCGCGGGACTCGCCGCCTCGACGGGCGACGTCTTGTATTTCCTCGACGCCGACGACCTCTTCGAGCCCAACTATGTCGAGCGGACCGCCGGCGTCTTTCAGACGCGGCCCGATGTCGGCTATGTCTTCAGCGGCCGCCGGCTGTTCGGCCGGATCGAGCGGGTCGAGCGTCCGTTCTCTGACGAGATCGATCTGGGCTACTCCGTGGCGGTTCTGGCGACGGGGGGCGTGTGGTGCGGGGCGTCGACTTCGTGCGTCTCGATGCGGCGCTCGACCCTCGAGAGACTCTTGCCGGCGCCGGACATGGACCCGCTGTGGAGGATCAACGCCGACCTCTGTTTGGCGTATGGCGCATCGCTAGCGGGGGTACGGAAGTACTGCGTTCCCGAACCGCTGGTCGCCTACCGCGTCCACGACCACAACGCCCACTACGGCAAGCCCGAGGACGCCGCCGGCAAGTACCAGCGACGCCTCCAAGCGCAAACGCTCATCGAACACTACTCGCGGCGCCTGGGGCTCGACCGAGCGCAGCTGGCCGAACTGCTGCACCTCGAGTTCATGACGGTTCCGAAGCCGACTCACGCGATGCTGAAACGCTACTTGCGAACGACGCTGGCGTCGCGGTCGCGCCTGACACGGCGGATCGGGCTGGCCTGGACGATCTGGAGGCACTATTACCGGTCACGCCACGCGCCCGCGCCGATTGCGGCCCGCTACGAACAGCGTCGTGACCTGAACCTCTACACGCCGGCGAAAGCCTCTTGA
- a CDS encoding transglutaminase-like domain-containing protein produces the protein MRACLTAVALLIGSVASAQLLDTPVGEASASVEEAQVTTVRFRVGAVVTAKRGACRDILGMVAVPIACDEQQVRVVEEDFSPGVTATFRDLADGNARQMLFALPYLENGAEARAVLTYEVTTRTTPPPSDAEAVELKIPERVPRGMRGYVSPSSFIEARHPKIKKLAREIQKDLEESNPDASDFERVEAVYDYVMENIEYLEGPDTSAVTTLETGSADCHGRSALIIALCRSMDIPARMVWVNDHVYPEIYFERGEDDGVWLPSESAGTIAFAEMPITRPIMQKGDDFRVPERRGEKLRYASEFLMAYPAARGGRTPSVKYIREVVSDGAGVMAQ, from the coding sequence ATGCGTGCTTGTCTAACGGCGGTTGCATTATTGATCGGTAGTGTTGCGTCGGCGCAGTTGCTCGACACGCCCGTGGGCGAGGCGTCGGCCTCGGTGGAAGAGGCCCAGGTGACGACCGTCCGCTTCCGAGTCGGCGCCGTGGTGACTGCCAAGCGTGGCGCCTGCCGCGACATCCTCGGGATGGTCGCCGTGCCGATCGCTTGCGACGAGCAACAAGTGCGCGTCGTCGAAGAGGACTTCTCCCCGGGCGTGACGGCGACTTTCCGCGACCTCGCCGATGGTAACGCCCGGCAGATGCTGTTCGCGCTGCCGTACCTGGAGAACGGCGCCGAGGCCCGAGCAGTCCTTACCTATGAAGTGACCACCCGGACCACGCCGCCGCCGAGCGACGCCGAAGCCGTGGAACTTAAGATCCCCGAGCGTGTCCCCCGAGGCATGCGGGGATACGTTAGCCCCAGCTCGTTCATCGAAGCGCGGCACCCGAAGATCAAGAAGCTGGCGCGCGAGATCCAAAAAGACCTGGAGGAGTCGAACCCCGACGCCAGCGACTTCGAGCGTGTCGAGGCGGTCTACGATTACGTGATGGAGAACATCGAGTACCTCGAGGGCCCCGACACCAGCGCGGTAACGACGCTCGAGACCGGCTCGGCCGATTGCCACGGCCGCAGCGCGCTGATCATCGCCCTGTGCCGCTCGATGGACATCCCGGCGCGGATGGTGTGGGTCAACGATCACGTCTATCCCGAGATCTACTTCGAGCGGGGCGAAGACGACGGCGTCTGGCTGCCGTCGGAGAGCGCGGGGACGATCGCCTTTGCCGAGATGCCGATCACCCGGCCCATCATGCAGAAGGGGGACGACTTCCGTGTCCCCGAGCGTCGTGGCGAGAAACTGCGTTACGCTAGCGAATTCTTGATGGCGTACCCCGCTGCGCGCGGGGGCCGTACGCCGAGCGTGAAGTACATCCGCGAAGTCGTCTCGGATGGCGCCGGTGTGATGGCGCAATGA